Proteins from a single region of Desulfolutivibrio sulfoxidireducens:
- a CDS encoding FAD-dependent oxidoreductase, producing the protein MRTTVLIIGGGVTGAGLARDLTLRGVSCVLVDKRDVNAGASGGNHGLLHSGARYVGSDPLAAVECREENTTLKRLAPHCVEDTGGLFVAVSGDDEHYLADFPGLCRKCGIMATPLDVKTAREMEPALSDRLIAAYAVNDASVDPFKLSLDNIGQAVAHGARFLPWTGVVGFRLDKGRIRAVRVREDPSGREYEIAVSLVVNAAGAWAGRVAALAGLAVDLVFSKGTLLVTQSRITDRVVNRLRPATDADILVPGGTVSILGTTSVRIPDPDDCRPSIPEVDRIIDEGAAMVPELNATRYIRAYAGVRPLFGKSSSAGDRAVSRGFALLDHARDGVDNLVTITGGKLTTFRIMAEKTADLVCAKLGVDAPCLTATTPLPPYEGGRWTEPGLAPRQWLTSTDPTDTILCECEMVSKSVVDDIVRTMPDMAPGATLLSIGLRSRIGKGPCQGGLCAIRVTGHLYDTGVFEADQGLAEMRRFLEERWRGVQPILFDFPQMQAEFQEALHCGLFGLELVRNGGNGGNHA; encoded by the coding sequence GTGCGGACCACCGTGCTCATCATCGGAGGCGGGGTGACCGGCGCGGGACTGGCCCGGGACCTGACCCTGCGCGGCGTTTCCTGCGTCCTTGTGGACAAGCGGGACGTCAATGCCGGGGCCTCGGGCGGAAACCACGGGCTGCTCCACAGCGGCGCGCGCTACGTGGGGTCGGACCCCCTGGCCGCCGTTGAATGCCGTGAGGAAAACACGACCTTAAAAAGGCTGGCCCCGCACTGCGTCGAGGACACGGGCGGCCTTTTCGTGGCCGTCTCCGGTGACGATGAACACTATCTGGCTGATTTCCCCGGTCTGTGCCGAAAATGCGGCATCATGGCCACGCCCCTGGACGTCAAGACCGCCAGGGAGATGGAACCCGCCCTGTCCGACCGGCTCATCGCCGCCTATGCGGTGAACGACGCCTCCGTGGACCCCTTCAAGCTCTCCCTGGACAATATCGGCCAGGCCGTGGCCCATGGCGCGCGATTCCTGCCTTGGACCGGGGTGGTGGGCTTTCGTCTGGACAAGGGCCGCATCCGGGCCGTGCGCGTGAGGGAAGATCCCAGCGGCCGCGAATACGAAATCGCGGTTTCCCTGGTGGTCAACGCGGCCGGGGCCTGGGCCGGGCGGGTGGCGGCCCTGGCCGGCCTGGCCGTGGATCTGGTCTTTTCCAAGGGCACCCTGCTGGTGACCCAAAGCCGCATCACCGACCGGGTCGTAAACCGCCTGCGCCCGGCCACGGACGCGGACATCCTGGTCCCCGGCGGCACGGTGTCCATCCTGGGCACCACCTCGGTGCGCATCCCCGACCCCGACGACTGTCGTCCCAGCATCCCCGAGGTGGACCGGATCATCGACGAGGGCGCGGCCATGGTCCCGGAACTCAACGCCACCCGCTACATCCGGGCCTATGCCGGGGTGCGCCCCCTGTTCGGCAAGTCCTCCTCGGCCGGGGACCGGGCCGTCAGCCGGGGATTCGCCCTTTTGGATCACGCCCGCGACGGCGTGGACAATCTCGTGACCATCACCGGCGGCAAACTGACCACCTTCCGGATCATGGCCGAGAAGACCGCCGATCTGGTCTGCGCCAAGCTCGGGGTGGACGCGCCCTGCCTCACAGCCACAACCCCCCTGCCGCCCTATGAGGGCGGACGCTGGACCGAGCCGGGCCTGGCCCCGCGTCAGTGGCTCACATCCACTGACCCCACGGACACCATCCTGTGCGAATGCGAGATGGTGTCCAAAAGCGTGGTGGACGACATCGTGCGCACCATGCCGGACATGGCCCCCGGGGCCACACTTTTGTCCATCGGCCTGCGCAGCCGCATCGGCAAGGGACCCTGCCAGGGCGGATTGTGCGCCATCCGGGTCACGGGCCATCTCTACGACACGGGGGTCTTCGAGGCGGACCAGGGACTTGCCGAGATGCGCCGCTTCCTCGAGGAACGCTGGCGCGGGGTACAGCCCATCCTTTTCGATTTTCCCCAGATGCAGGCCGAATTCCAGGAGGCCCTGCACTGCGGGCTCTTCGGACTGGAACTGGTCCGAAACGGCGGAAACGGGGGGAACCACGCATGA
- a CDS encoding DeoR/GlpR family DNA-binding transcription regulator produces the protein MTQREREQADPEIPGGEGQEGGFGDASGKSASVKKRQEKILIVVREKGFATIEALAREFHVTPQTIRRDINMLSREGLLHRYHGGAGLESSTENLAYSDRKILCRQEKRRIAAMVARHIPDHASLFINIGTTTEEVARALCNHQRLRVITNNLNVAGIMAGYDNVEVIIAGGLIRHRDCGIIGEATIDFIQQFKVDYGIIGISGIDLDGTLLDFDFREVRAARAIIDNSRKTFLVADHTKFGRNAMVRLADITEIDALFTDALPPLTLREKLEAADVEYHVADQE, from the coding sequence ATGACACAGCGGGAACGGGAACAGGCCGATCCGGAGATTCCCGGAGGCGAGGGGCAGGAGGGCGGTTTCGGAGACGCGTCGGGAAAATCCGCCTCGGTGAAAAAGCGCCAGGAAAAAATTCTCATCGTGGTGCGGGAAAAGGGTTTCGCCACCATCGAGGCCCTGGCCAGGGAGTTCCACGTCACCCCCCAGACCATCCGGCGGGACATCAACATGCTCTCCCGGGAAGGGCTCCTGCACCGCTACCACGGTGGAGCGGGTCTGGAGTCGAGCACCGAGAATCTGGCCTATTCCGACCGCAAGATCCTGTGCCGCCAGGAAAAACGCCGCATCGCGGCCATGGTCGCCCGGCACATCCCGGATCATGCCTCGCTTTTCATCAATATCGGCACCACCACCGAGGAGGTGGCCCGGGCGCTTTGCAACCATCAGCGTCTGCGGGTCATCACCAACAACCTCAATGTGGCCGGAATCATGGCCGGCTACGACAACGTCGAGGTGATCATCGCCGGAGGCCTCATCCGCCACCGCGACTGCGGCATCATCGGCGAGGCCACCATCGACTTCATCCAGCAGTTCAAGGTGGATTACGGCATCATCGGCATCTCCGGCATCGATCTGGACGGGACCCTGCTCGACTTCGACTTCCGCGAGGTGCGGGCCGCCCGGGCCATTATCGACAATTCCCGAAAGACCTTCCTGGTGGCCGATCACACCAAGTTCGGCCGCAACGCCATGGTCCGCCTGGCGGACATCACCGAGATCGACGCCCTGTTCACCGACGCCCTGCCGCCTTTGACCCTGCGGGAAAAGCTCGAGGCCGCCGACGTGGAATACCACGTGGCCGATCAGGAGTGA
- a CDS encoding ABC transporter ATP-binding protein produces the protein MSFSISKVDKSVGRETYLADIDLHLESGSQNVILGRTLAGKTTLLRIMAGLDRPTRGTIAENGRDITGMSVRRRNVAMVYQQFVNYPSLTVFDNIASPLKLAGMAKADVAKRVRETASVLHIDHLLDRLPQELSGGQQQRTAIARALVKDASLLLLDEPLVNLDYKLREELRAELREIFGKRDSIVVYTTTEPSEALMLGGNLVVLNEGRVLQTGPAEEVYRRPATAKVAEILSDPPINVIRTTVDAAMAHLGEGLAVPLDGHLTGLPPGEYLFGVRSHHLFLNRQHPRDIELTARVELAEINGSETFLHVTYNGRPLVVQEEGVHQRRIGSPLAFFVRSRKFYIFGKDGVLVRAPLFEDV, from the coding sequence ATGAGTTTTTCAATCTCGAAAGTTGACAAAAGTGTCGGACGGGAGACGTATCTCGCCGACATCGATCTGCATCTCGAATCCGGATCGCAAAACGTCATCTTGGGCCGCACCCTGGCCGGGAAGACCACCCTGCTGCGGATCATGGCCGGCCTGGACCGGCCCACGCGCGGGACCATCGCCGAAAACGGCCGCGACATCACCGGCATGTCCGTGCGCAGGCGCAACGTGGCCATGGTCTACCAGCAGTTCGTCAACTATCCGTCCCTGACGGTTTTCGACAATATCGCCTCGCCGCTCAAGCTCGCCGGCATGGCCAAGGCCGACGTCGCGAAACGGGTGCGCGAGACCGCGTCCGTGCTGCACATCGACCACCTGCTTGACCGCCTGCCCCAGGAACTCTCCGGCGGCCAGCAGCAGCGCACGGCCATCGCCCGGGCCCTGGTCAAGGACGCCTCCCTGCTTCTTCTGGACGAACCCCTGGTCAACCTGGACTACAAGCTGCGCGAGGAACTGCGGGCCGAACTGCGGGAAATCTTCGGCAAACGCGACTCCATCGTGGTCTACACCACCACCGAGCCCTCCGAGGCGCTCATGCTCGGCGGCAACCTGGTGGTCTTAAACGAGGGCCGCGTGCTCCAGACCGGACCGGCCGAGGAGGTCTACCGCCGTCCGGCCACGGCCAAGGTGGCCGAAATCTTGAGCGACCCGCCCATCAACGTCATCCGGACCACTGTGGATGCGGCCATGGCCCACCTGGGCGAGGGACTCGCCGTGCCCCTGGACGGCCACCTGACCGGGTTGCCTCCCGGGGAATACCTCTTCGGGGTGCGCTCGCACCACCTGTTTTTAAACCGCCAGCATCCCCGGGACATCGAGCTTACCGCCCGGGTGGAACTGGCCGAGATCAACGGCTCGGAAACCTTTCTCCATGTGACGTACAATGGCCGGCCCCTGGTCGTTCAGGAGGAGGGCGTCCATCAGCGGCGCATCGGGTCGCCGCTGGCGTTTTTCGTGCGGTCCCGCAAGTTCTACATCTTCGGCAAGGACGGCGTCCTGGTGCGCGCCCCCCTGTTCGAGGACGTCTAA
- a CDS encoding ABC transporter ATP-binding protein gives MARIVLDDLAHSYRQHPAGPDDYALKRIDTVWEDGGAYALLGPSGCGKTTLLNIISGLLTPSQGRVLYGDTDVTRLPPEKRNIAQVFQFPVLYDTMTVRENLAFPLRNRGVSPSDTAKRVMEVAEALDLVSVLDRTASGLSADAKQKISLGRGLVRSDVAAILFDEPLTVIDPHLKWQLRRKLKEIHERFHLTLIYVTHDQVEAMTFADQVVVMYEGEIVQIGTPQDLFENPEHTFVGYFIGSPGMNLMPVTVDGDAAVTGGSRIPLAPALAQKARTAAFSGAKLELGIRPMYLGLAETEKPDAVAARVTLVEDQGDCRIVTATIGDITVKARVPEGRAVPVDACRAVFPQDWTRIFADGRLLR, from the coding sequence ATGGCCCGCATCGTTCTCGACGACCTTGCCCACAGCTACCGGCAACATCCCGCCGGCCCCGACGATTATGCCTTGAAACGCATCGACACCGTCTGGGAGGACGGCGGGGCCTACGCCCTGCTCGGTCCCTCCGGCTGCGGCAAGACCACCCTTTTGAACATCATCTCCGGCCTTTTGACCCCAAGTCAGGGCCGCGTGCTCTACGGGGATACGGACGTCACTAGGCTGCCTCCGGAAAAGCGCAACATCGCCCAGGTCTTCCAGTTCCCGGTGCTCTACGACACCATGACCGTGCGCGAGAACCTGGCCTTCCCCCTGCGCAACCGGGGCGTGTCCCCCTCGGATACGGCCAAACGGGTCATGGAGGTGGCCGAGGCCCTGGACCTGGTGTCCGTCCTCGACCGCACCGCCAGCGGCCTGTCCGCCGACGCCAAGCAGAAAATCTCCTTGGGCCGTGGGCTGGTGCGTAGCGACGTGGCGGCCATCCTCTTCGACGAGCCGCTCACGGTCATCGACCCGCATCTGAAGTGGCAACTGCGCCGCAAGCTCAAGGAGATCCACGAGCGGTTCCATCTCACGCTTATCTACGTGACCCATGACCAGGTGGAGGCCATGACCTTCGCCGACCAGGTGGTGGTCATGTACGAGGGCGAGATCGTCCAGATCGGCACGCCCCAGGATCTTTTCGAGAACCCCGAACACACCTTCGTGGGCTATTTCATCGGCAGCCCGGGCATGAACCTCATGCCCGTGACCGTGGACGGCGACGCGGCCGTCACGGGAGGCTCCCGCATCCCCCTGGCCCCCGCCCTGGCCCAAAAGGCCCGGACCGCGGCCTTTTCCGGAGCGAAACTCGAACTGGGCATCCGGCCCATGTACCTGGGCCTGGCCGAGACCGAAAAACCGGACGCGGTTGCGGCCCGGGTGACCCTGGTCGAGGATCAGGGAGACTGTCGCATCGTTACCGCCACAATCGGCGACATCACGGTCAAGGCCCGGGTTCCCGAGGGCCGGGCCGTGCCCGTGGATGCCTGCCGGGCGGTTTTTCCTCAGGATTGGACCAGAATTTTCGCCGACGGCAGACTTTTACGATAA
- a CDS encoding carbohydrate ABC transporter permease, whose translation MEKWDNNKAWFLVLPVFLVVAFSAIIPLMTVVNYSVQDILAPGQGIFVGPEWYREVLHDPRLHEAFLRQLIFSFTVLAIEVPLGIAVALTLPSKGWGVSACLVLLALPLLIPWNVVGTIWVVFSRPDIGLSGVTLNSILNIAYNYTADPVDSWLTVVVMDIWHWTPLVVLLCYAGLQAIPEAYYQAAKIDGASRLAVFRYIQLPKMRGVLMIAVLLRFMDSFMIYTEPFVLTGGGPGNSTTFLSQFLTKMAIGQFDLGPAAAFSLIYFLVILLLSYIFYTVITNLGKGVAK comes from the coding sequence GTGGAGAAGTGGGACAACAACAAAGCCTGGTTCCTGGTCCTGCCGGTCTTTTTGGTGGTGGCTTTCAGCGCCATCATACCGCTTATGACCGTGGTCAATTATTCGGTCCAGGACATCCTGGCCCCGGGGCAGGGCATCTTCGTCGGCCCGGAGTGGTACCGCGAGGTGCTGCACGACCCCAGGCTCCATGAGGCCTTCCTGCGCCAGCTCATCTTTTCCTTCACGGTCCTGGCCATCGAGGTCCCCCTGGGCATCGCCGTGGCCCTGACCCTGCCCTCCAAGGGCTGGGGCGTCTCGGCCTGCCTGGTGCTTCTGGCCCTGCCGCTTCTGATCCCCTGGAACGTCGTGGGCACCATCTGGGTGGTCTTTTCCCGGCCAGACATCGGGCTGTCCGGGGTGACCCTCAATTCCATCCTGAACATCGCCTACAACTACACCGCCGATCCCGTCGATAGCTGGCTGACGGTGGTGGTCATGGACATCTGGCACTGGACGCCACTGGTCGTCCTTCTGTGCTACGCCGGGCTCCAGGCCATCCCCGAGGCCTACTACCAGGCGGCCAAGATCGACGGGGCCTCGCGTCTGGCCGTGTTCCGCTACATCCAGCTCCCGAAGATGCGCGGCGTGCTCATGATCGCCGTGTTGCTTCGCTTCATGGACAGCTTCATGATCTACACCGAGCCCTTCGTCCTGACCGGCGGCGGTCCCGGCAACTCCACCACGTTTTTGAGCCAATTTCTGACCAAGATGGCCATCGGGCAGTTCGACCTGGGGCCGGCGGCGGCCTTTTCGCTCATCTATTTCCTGGTCATCCTGCTTTTAAGCTACATCTTCTACACCGTGATCACCAATCTCGGCAAAGGAGTGGCGAAATGA
- a CDS encoding carbohydrate ABC transporter permease → MRLSARQVILLVYLAFLLLPIYWLVNMSFKTTDEILGGFSLVPNEFTIANYTMIFTDKSWYMGYINSIKYVVLNTIISLSVALPAAYAFSRFRFLGDKHMFFWLLTNRMSPPAVFLLPFFNFYQTVGLFDTHIAVALAHCLFNVPLAVWILEGFMSGIPREIDETAFIDGYSFPRFFFAIFIPLVKAGIGVTAFFCFMFSWVELLLARTLTTVNAKPIAATMTRTISAAGMDWGGLAAAGVLTMIPGAIVIWFVRNYMAKGFALGRV, encoded by the coding sequence ATGAGGTTAAGCGCCCGCCAAGTCATTTTACTCGTGTATCTGGCATTTTTGCTGCTGCCCATCTACTGGCTGGTGAACATGTCCTTCAAGACCACCGACGAAATTCTCGGCGGTTTCAGCCTTGTTCCGAACGAATTCACCATTGCCAACTACACAATGATCTTTACCGACAAGTCCTGGTACATGGGCTATATCAACTCCATAAAATACGTGGTGTTAAACACCATCATCTCCCTTTCCGTGGCCCTTCCGGCGGCCTACGCCTTCTCCCGCTTCCGGTTTCTGGGGGACAAGCACATGTTTTTCTGGCTGTTGACCAACCGCATGTCCCCTCCGGCCGTTTTTCTGCTTCCCTTTTTCAACTTCTACCAGACCGTGGGGCTTTTCGACACCCACATCGCCGTGGCCCTGGCCCACTGCCTGTTCAACGTGCCGTTGGCCGTGTGGATTCTCGAAGGATTCATGTCCGGCATCCCCCGGGAGATCGACGAGACGGCCTTCATCGACGGGTACAGCTTTCCCCGCTTTTTCTTCGCCATCTTCATCCCTCTGGTGAAGGCCGGCATCGGCGTCACGGCCTTTTTCTGCTTCATGTTTTCCTGGGTGGAACTGCTTCTGGCCCGGACCCTGACCACGGTCAACGCCAAGCCCATCGCCGCCACCATGACCAGGACCATAAGCGCCGCGGGCATGGACTGGGGCGGCCTGGCCGCCGCCGGGGTCCTGACCATGATTCCCGGGGCCATCGTCATCTGGTTCGTGCGCAACTACATGGCCAAGGGCTTCGCCCTGGGCCGGGTGTGA
- a CDS encoding DUF2160 domain-containing protein codes for MDLTWMEWTPITAYFFIFIGCVLAAMTVWQVLSPGIETKGFLPMATTRGDRLFVGLLGGCYILLAFIGLTELSLWYALALALAFLGGVMRFG; via the coding sequence ATGGATCTGACCTGGATGGAATGGACCCCGATCACGGCCTATTTCTTCATCTTCATCGGCTGCGTCCTGGCCGCCATGACCGTGTGGCAGGTCCTGTCGCCCGGAATCGAGACCAAGGGATTTCTGCCCATGGCCACCACCCGGGGCGACCGGCTTTTCGTCGGCCTTCTTGGCGGCTGTTACATCCTTTTGGCCTTCATCGGCCTGACCGAACTCAGTCTCTGGTATGCCCTGGCCCTGGCCCTGGCGTTTCTCGGGGGCGTCATGCGTTTCGGCTGA
- a CDS encoding ABC transporter substrate-binding protein — protein sequence MSGLRRGGLGKASLCIGFLALAFFVVTGLASADDDATYKEAAKKWVEQEFTPSTLSKEDQLKELDWFIQAGKPFRGMEIKVVSETITTHEYEAKTMAKAFYEITGIKVTHDLIQEGDVIEKIQTQMQSGQNIYDGWINDSDLIGTHFRYGHVVPLTDFMAGEGKAVTLPTLDLPDFIGTSFTTGPDGKLYQLPDQQFANLYWFRYDWFQRPELKAKFKELYGYELGVPVNWSAYEDIADFFTNKVKELDGKRVYGHMDYGKKSPDLGWRFTDAWLSMAGTGDKGLPNGKPVDEWGIRVEGCRPVASSVSRGGATNGPAAVYAMEKYMDWLKKYAPAEALGMTFYESGPVPAQGHIAQQIFWYTAFTADMIKPGLDVVNADGSPKWRMAPSPHGAYWEEGMKLGYQDCGSWTFLKSTPVDRMKAAWLYAQFCVAKTTSLKKTIVGLTPIRNSDVTSEAMAKIAPKLGGLVEFYKSPARVAWTPTGTNVPDYPKMAQLWWQNIGETLSGEVTPQKAMDNLAEAQDKVLARLERANVQGECAPKLNPEKGADYWFAQPGAPKPKLANEKPKGETVDYDQLIKAWREGRVK from the coding sequence ATGAGCGGATTGCGACGTGGCGGTTTGGGAAAAGCCTCGCTGTGCATCGGCTTCCTGGCACTGGCGTTTTTCGTGGTCACGGGCCTGGCGTCCGCTGACGACGACGCCACATACAAGGAGGCGGCGAAAAAGTGGGTGGAGCAGGAGTTCACCCCGTCAACCCTGTCCAAGGAAGACCAACTCAAGGAGCTCGACTGGTTCATTCAGGCCGGCAAGCCCTTCCGGGGCATGGAAATCAAGGTCGTTTCGGAAACCATCACCACCCACGAATACGAAGCCAAGACCATGGCCAAGGCCTTCTACGAGATCACCGGCATCAAGGTCACCCACGATCTCATCCAGGAAGGCGACGTCATCGAGAAGATTCAGACCCAGATGCAGTCCGGCCAGAACATCTATGACGGCTGGATCAACGACTCCGACCTCATCGGCACCCATTTCCGCTACGGCCACGTGGTGCCCCTGACCGATTTCATGGCGGGCGAGGGCAAGGCCGTGACCCTGCCCACCCTGGATCTGCCGGATTTCATCGGCACCTCCTTCACCACCGGCCCGGACGGCAAGCTCTATCAGCTCCCGGACCAGCAGTTCGCCAACCTCTACTGGTTCCGCTACGACTGGTTCCAACGCCCGGAGCTTAAGGCCAAGTTCAAGGAACTCTACGGCTATGAGCTGGGCGTGCCGGTCAACTGGTCCGCCTATGAGGACATCGCCGACTTCTTCACCAACAAGGTCAAGGAGCTCGACGGCAAGCGCGTGTACGGCCACATGGACTACGGCAAGAAGAGCCCGGATCTCGGCTGGCGCTTCACCGACGCCTGGCTGTCCATGGCCGGCACCGGCGACAAGGGCCTGCCCAATGGCAAGCCCGTGGACGAGTGGGGCATCCGTGTGGAAGGCTGCCGTCCTGTGGCCTCGAGCGTGTCCCGCGGCGGCGCCACCAACGGCCCGGCCGCTGTCTACGCCATGGAAAAGTATATGGACTGGCTCAAGAAGTATGCTCCGGCCGAGGCCCTGGGCATGACCTTCTACGAGTCCGGACCGGTTCCGGCCCAGGGGCACATCGCCCAGCAGATCTTCTGGTATACGGCCTTTACCGCCGACATGATCAAGCCCGGGCTTGACGTGGTCAATGCCGACGGTTCGCCCAAGTGGCGCATGGCTCCGTCGCCCCACGGCGCATACTGGGAAGAGGGCATGAAGCTCGGCTACCAGGATTGCGGTTCCTGGACCTTCTTAAAAAGCACGCCCGTGGACCGCATGAAGGCCGCCTGGCTGTACGCCCAGTTCTGCGTGGCCAAGACCACGTCGCTCAAAAAGACCATCGTGGGACTTACCCCCATCCGCAATTCCGACGTGACCTCCGAGGCCATGGCCAAGATCGCGCCCAAGCTCGGCGGTCTGGTGGAGTTCTACAAGAGCCCGGCCCGCGTGGCCTGGACCCCCACCGGCACCAACGTGCCCGACTACCCGAAGATGGCCCAGTTGTGGTGGCAGAACATCGGCGAGACCCTCTCCGGCGAGGTCACCCCGCAAAAGGCCATGGACAATCTGGCCGAGGCCCAGGACAAGGTGCTGGCCCGTCTGGAACGCGCCAATGTCCAGGGCGAATGCGCCCCCAAGCTGAACCCCGAAAAGGGCGCGGACTACTGGTTCGCCCAGCCCGGGGCCCCCAAGCCCAAGCTGGCCAACGAAAAGCCCAAGGGCGAGACCGTGGACTACGATCAGTTGATCAAGGCCTGGCGTGAAGGCCGCGTGAAGTAA
- a CDS encoding DUF169 domain-containing protein — protein sequence MESIIVKNLRPEFDPVAVVWNDNIPEDAFQFKKGKFGCVLYLFAEASVRGKIAGGSRESIICTGGRAALGFGTDFDISDEQLDLHAALFSKGLQSTSNLAAYQAEIEAAPKNWRSLYEYGERRHCNAELAREWILHEFPRYDIQHKYVLFKPLSRTSGDENIRAVIFPVNPVEFSGLVTLAGSVMQGADPLRAPQGTDCCSIAAFAYAEAESAAPRAVLGMLGSDGREVMRRRFRDDIMTLTLPAPLFFRMEQEADDCVFQLPSWKRLVGRV from the coding sequence ATGGAAAGCATCATTGTTAAAAATTTGCGTCCGGAATTCGATCCGGTGGCAGTTGTTTGGAACGACAACATCCCAGAAGATGCATTCCAGTTTAAAAAAGGTAAATTCGGGTGTGTTCTCTATTTATTCGCAGAGGCAAGCGTACGCGGCAAAATTGCCGGAGGTAGCCGTGAGAGCATCATCTGCACAGGAGGTCGCGCGGCTTTGGGTTTTGGGACCGATTTCGATATATCGGACGAGCAGTTGGATCTGCATGCCGCCTTGTTCAGTAAAGGGCTTCAATCCACAAGCAACCTGGCGGCTTATCAAGCCGAAATAGAGGCTGCGCCCAAAAACTGGCGTTCTCTGTACGAGTATGGTGAACGTAGGCACTGTAATGCGGAATTGGCCAGGGAGTGGATTCTTCATGAATTTCCGCGATACGACATTCAGCACAAGTACGTTCTGTTCAAGCCGCTGAGCCGCACCTCTGGTGATGAGAATATCCGTGCCGTCATTTTCCCGGTCAATCCGGTTGAGTTTTCAGGTCTTGTGACGCTCGCGGGGTCGGTTATGCAAGGAGCCGACCCACTCCGGGCTCCCCAAGGTACAGATTGTTGTAGCATCGCGGCTTTTGCCTATGCCGAGGCGGAATCGGCGGCCCCCAGGGCGGTGCTGGGCATGCTGGGGAGCGATGGTCGAGAGGTTATGCGCAGACGTTTCCGGGACGATATCATGACGCTTACTCTGCCCGCCCCCCTCTTCTTTCGGATGGAGCAGGAGGCCGACGACTGTGTTTTCCAACTCCCGTCGTGGAAAAGGTTAGTTGGACGAGTGTAA
- a CDS encoding DMT family transporter has product MGYLYLSIAIIAEVVGTSALNASQGFTKLCPGLIAIVAYGASLYLLSLVLKTIPVGIAYAIWSGVGILLVTMIGSILFKQIPDTPAIIGMVMIISGVVVINIFSKIVVH; this is encoded by the coding sequence ATGGGATATCTGTATCTTTCCATAGCAATAATTGCAGAAGTGGTTGGAACCAGTGCCTTGAATGCGTCACAAGGATTCACAAAGTTATGCCCAGGCCTTATTGCAATTGTAGCTTATGGTGCATCGCTATATTTATTATCGCTCGTGTTGAAAACGATACCCGTAGGCATTGCATATGCAATATGGTCAGGAGTAGGAATATTGCTCGTCACCATGATAGGTTCCATTTTATTTAAGCAGATTCCTGACACTCCAGCAATAATAGGCATGGTAATGATAATCTCCGGTGTTGTAGTCATAAATATATTCTCAAAAATTGTTGTTCATTGA